AGCTTCATCTCCGGAACAGCAGTGAGCCGTGATGGCGGCGAGATGGCAGGAATGGGAGTTGCTGCGTGTGACTTCAATCACAGTGGCCGATTTTCGATTTACGTCACTGATTTCGAGGATCAAAGCAACACTCTGTATCGGAACGATGGTGCAATGACGTTTACAGAGGCCTCATATGCATCGGGTATCGGCGCCGCAACAGTTCCTTATCTGGGATGGGGTACTGGCTGCATTGACTTCGACAACGACGGGTGGCCGGACTTGTTTGTCGTAAACGGTCATGTCTATCCCCAAGTAGACGCATTAGCCGCTGGAGCCAAGTACAAAGAACGCAAGCTCGTCTTTTTGAATCAAGGTGACGGCACATTTCGCGACGTGAGCAGTCTCGTGGGCAGCGCGGTAACCCGCGCAGAGACCAGCCGAGGGGCTGCGTTTGGCGATCTGGACAACGACGGAAGAATTGACGTGGTGGTCGAGAACATCGATGGCAAGCCAATGGTTCTGCATAACGAAGGAAGCTCCGGGAATCATTGGATCACCTTCCAACTTTCGGGGAACAAGAGTAACCGAGCCGCGCTCGGAGCAAGGATCAGGATTATTGCCGGTAGTCTGACGCAGATCGACGAGGTGCGTAGCGGCGGAAGCTATCTCTCGCAAAATGATCTGAGAATCCATTTCGGTCTTGGTTCGGCGACGAAAATTGATTCAGTCGAAATTCGCTGGCCGTCGGGAACGATTGATACCTTGAGGAATCTTGCGCCGGATAAGTTCTATGCCATTCTCGAAGGCAAAGGACTCGTCGATCCCCAACAGGTGCGTCCAACTACTATCAAGCGCGCGCCGTAGGGCGGGGGTCGTTTCCTCGGTCATAGATGGCTTGCTTGATGCGTGCCAAGTGCTGGTCAAGGAGAGTGGGGTTTTCACCAATACAAACATCGTCCGTGAGTAGCCGCTCAATCTCCAACGCATCAGCCGACGCATACTCTAAGCCGAAAGTTCCAAGCGAGCCCGCGAGTTTGTGCGCTGCATCTTTGGCCGCTATTCGGGTGCCTTGAGTTAGGCGATTGTAGTGTATGGCATCAACTGCGAGTCGAATAGTCTCAATTCGGGATTGCACCAGCGGCAGATGCTTTTGCCACAAGTCGTCTATTTGTTTACTTAACTTGTCGGCTGATGTCATCTCGTTAGTGTTTGCTATCGCCAGTTGAGGATTCCGCTTATCTGATCGGCGAGGGTAAGTGGATTGAATGGTTTCGCCAGCGTTCCCGCGGCGCCAATCGCCTGGAGGTGCTCTTGTTCGATCGATTGGGCCTTCGCTGTGAGGAAGATTACCGGTATTTGTGCTGTGACTTCGTCGCTGCGCAGCAGTCGCAGCGTGGCCGGTCCATCCTGCTCCGGCATCATCACGTCCAGGAGAATCGCATCCGGAAGAGCCTTCTTCGCCAATTCAAGTCCGGCGGAACCCGAAGCTGCGGAAGAGACTTGCCAGCCGGCCACTGTCTCCAGACTCACAGCGGTTACTTCGCGAATGTCGTCTTCGTCATCAATCAGCAGGATGTGTTTCCGCATTGGATTCCCGTTCTGACCTGACCGTCTCAGTGGACTCAGCGTAAAGAGTCGGATTGGGGTTGTGCGTTTGAGCGAGCGGAACAGTGAAAAAGAATGTGCTGCCGATTCCCAGTTGACTCTCTACCCATATTTTGCCGCCGTGTTGCTCCACTATGCTGCGAGAGATAGCCAGTCCTAATCCAGTGCCGCCTCGCTTCCGGGAGTCTGAAGTATCAACCTGGTGAAATCGCTCAAAGATTGAGTTTTTCTTGTTTTCCGGAATGCCTCTTCCTTGATCAGAAACTTCAAATTGCGCATGCGTGCCGATAGACTTCGCCGCTACCTTGACCATTCCGCCCGGTTCGGAAAACTTAATTGCATTACTCAGGAGATTGGTCAGGCATTGGATGCATTGATCTCGATCGGCATAGATGAACAGCTCTGACTTCTTGGCCGAAAGAGTGATGTGCTGATTCTGCGCCATCGGGCGCATCACATCGATTGCGTGTTCGATGAGTTCTCGAGCACTGCACTGCATCTGACGTATGTCCATCTTTCCCGAATCGAGCTTTTCTATATCGAG
Above is a window of Terriglobales bacterium DNA encoding:
- a CDS encoding response regulator, with protein sequence MRKHILLIDDEDDIREVTAVSLETVAGWQVSSAASGSAGLELAKKALPDAILLDVMMPEQDGPATLRLLRSDEVTAQIPVIFLTAKAQSIEQEHLQAIGAAGTLAKPFNPLTLADQISGILNWR